From the Mesorhizobium loti genome, the window CAAGCATCTGCTCGTCGGTCTTCATGATGCCGAAGTCGAGCAGCATGTCCTCGAGCTCCTCCATGGTGATCGGAGTCGGCACGGTGCCCTGCCCCGAATTGCCATGGATCTTCTCGGCCAGCGCGCGGTATTCCCCCGCCTGCTTGGAGTCCGGGGCATACTGGATAACCGACATCTTCCTGAGCTCGGCGTGCTGGACGATGTTGTCGCGCGGCACGAAATGGATGAGCTTGGAATTGAGCCTGGAAGCCAGTGCTTCGGCGAGGTCGAGCTCGCGGTCGGTTTGACGCTCGTTGCAAATCAGGCCGCCGAGCCGCACGCCGCCCGAATGGGCATATTTCAGAATGCCCTTGGCGATGTTGTTGGCGGCATAGAGCGCCATCATCTCGCCGGACATGACAATGTAGATTTCCTGGGCCTTGCCCTCGCGGATCGGCATCGCGAAGCCGCCGCACACCACGTCCCCGAGCACGTCGTAGGAGACATAGTCGACATCGTCATAGGCTCCGTTCTCCTCGAGGAAGTTGATCGAGGTGATGACGCCGCGCCCGGCGCAGCCGACACCCGGCTCGGGACCGCCGGATTCCACGCACTTGATGCCTTTATAGCCGACCTTGAGCACGTCCTGGAGCTCGAGGTCTTCGACCGAACCTTCCTCTGCCGCGAGGTGCAGGACCGTATCCTGCGCCTTCGAGTTCAGGATCAGGCGGGTGGAGTCGGCTTTGGGGTCGCAGCCGACGATGAGGATCTTCTGCCCAAGGTCGACAAGTGCGGCGAGCGTATTTTGGGAGGTGGTGGACTTGCCTATGCCCCCCTTGCCGTAGAATGCGATCTGACGCAGACCTGACATTTAGCTTTCCTTCCTTCGTTCCATCCATCGCGGCTGCCCGCGACATGCCGGTCGGCAGCTCTCGCCGCCTCACACCCAAAGGGTCTCAAGATGCGTGCCAATTGGCTTGATCGAACACAAGAAAAATTTTGATGTTGCTTTTCAGCTATTTAGCCTGAGGGCAAACAGTGCTCGTCGGAACAAGTCCGTGTAGCGGACGCGACAAAGGCGACAGAAAGATCGGATGGCGCTGCTCGAGACCGCTACAGGTTGACCTCGGTGTCCGGAGCAAGTTGGAGCAGCGAGTTAAGGCGACTTTGGTCGAGAGACCTGCTGCAGAGACTTCGGTCCACGCGTAGCTGTGTATCGCTCCAGGCTGCTTTTGATCCCGCGCGGTTCAGCCTTTGTCTTCGCGATCGCGAGGTTTGCTTCTTCGCACCAGACGTCCTGTAGGCTTGGCTGCCATTTCTGCTGATACGCTTGGATTGACCCCAAGGCGAGCATTTGCACCAACGGAAAACGAGCACAACCGGCCGAGCTCATGGATCGTCACGCTGGGAATAGCTGCCTTGGCGATCTCGCACAGGTGTCGGTTATGCGTCAGGTAGATCACCTGACCGGCACATGCCATCTCACCAAACAGTTTGAAGACCTCCTCTGATCGGCCGTGGTCGAAGGTCTCCATTATATCATCGGCGATAAAGGGCACGGAGGGCCTAGACGGAACCGTCGGCCGTCAGCTCCGAGATTGACGGGCGCGCCCTCACCGACCGTTTCCCAGATCAGGCCTCCGTTCCTACTGACCGACAGGCCTCCTTCAGTCGCGGCGTAAATCGTGTCGGCGTCTTGCCGATGCGGCGAGGTCGATCAGCTGGGAGCGGTCCAACCACAGCCACATCTTCCCGGCAATGTCGGGCAGCAGGCGCTGTACGTGTTTTCGCTGCTTGCCACCATAGTTCAGTTCGGACCGGGCCTGCGCTTCTACAGGAAGGGTTTGCCTACCCTGTGATCCACAGCCCTTCGTTCGCCGACGTAGCGGTTACCGTCCAGAGCGAGGCGATCGCAGTTGCTTGGGCAAAACGTTTCAAATTCGACTTCATGCTGATCTTTTGCGTTCAGGGAGCCACGGCGCCTGGGTTGACTGATGAACACCGTCCGTTCGCGCATGTGGGGTCGAATTAACTCTTGGCGAAGAGGAGGCAGACTCATCATCCAACAGTAGCCGGAGTTCCGCTGGGTCGAATGCCATCATTGGTGGGGAGGCGGGTTCATCATCCAATAGCTGCCAGGGCTCCTCCTCGTGCGGCATGCGCCCCCTCAGTCGGTTTTGCAGCGCCTGCCGATCGGCGATGAGGTTGTCGAGGTGCAGCGGCTCGTGGTCCGGCCGCTGCCCGTCCACCAATCGTCCAACCAGCGCCCACGTGCCCTCCAGCACAAAGACGCCGCAATCGTAATCGTTCGGCTGTCGCGGCATGCGGGCTGGCGTCAAGGTGGCGTTCAGCAGTCTTGCGAGTTGTCTTGCAGGCACGTCGTTGTACCCCTCTCGCTGAAGGGAGTCGTAGTGATAGGCGAACCGCCTTTCCGGGTTGCGGCGATCAACGAGCAGCAGCGACCAATGGGTGCCGGGGCTATTGGGAGTGCCATTGTTCAATGGCAGGAACAGGAAGTCGGCTGGAGCGTCGTTTTGATTATAGATGGACTGCAATGTGCCTCGCGCGTTCTGCGGCTCCATGTGGCGCAGTAGATGGGATACCGACGGACTGACTAGCCGTGTCCGGGCGGCGAGCGTCGGATTGATCCCCTGCAGCTGCTGCTCTACGAAATCGTAATCCATCTGCACATGGGCGTCGCTCAGCCACTCGGTGGCGCCGAGCACCGACCCGTTGGTGACATTGGACGAGGCTGTCGTATCCAACGCCCCGATCTGGACATCGGAGGAGGTGGTCGTGGACGTAGTCACATCAACCACGGGAAGACCGCGGTAGGTGTCTGGCAGCTTGGCGGTGACTGGCCGGCCGGGTCCTGGAGCCCTTGCCGGTGCCGCTGGCGCAGCTTCACTCATGGGCCGAGGTCGAGTGTGATGGATGAGCTGAACGTCATCGGGGCCTCCCTGCCTCAATACGGCGGCGGACCCTGTCCCTTGCATCATCTGCTGCCACTCCGTCTCGACCATCTGCCCGCGCGGACGCACCGGTGCAGAATGAGCATCGTCGCGCAAGTCGACCGGTGTGGACGGCAAATCAACTAGAGAATCAAGATCGCCGTAGATGTCTGAGGGAGCTCTGGCAGAAGGCGCCGGCGCAAAGTGAGCATTGTAACCCAACTCAGCCGGATCTGGATCAACCAATGCTTCAAAGCCAGGATAGAGATCCTGAGCTCTGGCAGTTGATGGCGACGCCGGTTCTTGCATCCGCCGCCGCACCAACTCCTCGCTCAACCACGCCAAAGCTTCATCGTCCGAGGAGGCTGGCACAAGAGAAAGCTCCTGCGGCGAGCCGGGCTGTCGAGCGCCCTGGTAACGACCAGGTACTGGCCCGGTAAACAGCGGCGGAAAGGCAGGCGATGGAACCCAAGCGTTAAGCTCGAATGATGTGGGCGGATTCTGATGAACCGCCTCAAACCCGCCGTCCTGCCGGCTTGGCAGGACGTTGCTCCCGGCCAACTCGTCCGCGGCCGACTGGTGGTCGTTGCGCCAGTTCAAAGGATGAACGGCTTCTGCGGAATCCGGCGGCTGATGATGGCTCGCGCTTGGCCCGAGAAATGGCTGTGGGCCGGCCTTATCCAATCCCCCCAAAGCAGATCCTGATCGTAATCTTCCATGGGTGGCAAAGCGATAGCTTCATGTGGGGCACTGTGCTGCGCAGTGGCGCCTCCGATCGCGCTAGTCTCCGCATGCAGCCTTGGGATGTATTCGCCCTCTCTCTCCCGCATAACGGGCTGCCCTTCCAATGGCAATGCGCCCACCGGGTAGGTGGAGGGCTGCATCGGCATGCGGCCGACTGAATTGCCGATCTCGCTCAGCTGCTGCTGAATGGCGACGGTTGACGGCGCATTCAGGGTCCTCTGCCGCTTTGCCGGCCTCAACAGCGCTGTGGAATGTTCATTGTTGATGATGACCCACTCGGTTGGCAGGAGGTTGCCCCTGTCAATCGCGCCAGGCGAGCGCCGAATCTGCTGTTCGCTGACCGCTAACAACGGCCGGGTGGCAGCCTGAACACCAGCCTGCCCAGAGCCGGCTGCTCCGAAAGCGCCCGCCCCTATGCTGTCGAGGTTATCCAGTCCAGCGGGCAACTTCCCTGGAGCAATGAAAAATGACGGGGCTGGTTGATTATCCTGCTGTCCTTGAAGCTCCTCTGGCCAACTGCCAGCTTCCGGCCACGCGCTTTGCTGCGCAGCGGCGTCGCCGACCCGCCTCGGCTCCATCAGTGCCGCGTCGTCGAGATCAGGACCGGTGGGAACACGGCGCTCGAGCTCCATCGCTTTAGCGCCGGCCTGCGATTTTCGGAGCTGAGCCAGTGCGAAACCGATGTTCCGATGACCACCGGTGTCCTCCTTGAAGGCCTTGACATCTCCATCCAATGCCTCGCCGGAAAGCCGACCAGCAATGCCCTTCTTGTTGTTTTGACATAGGTAGTCACTGAAGCTCCTAAGATCAGTTGCATTGGTGCTGCCGATATTTGTCGCTGCTTCCTTTCTGTACTCTTTGATGAGAGCCGCGTCCTCCGGATACGGAGTCAACTCAGGGCGGCCTGCGATCGGCACGGTTCCCCCCGTCGACTGCGAGGTCCGGAGATGACTTATTGCCGTAAGCAGCCTCGAGGGATCACCCTTTCCGATGAATTCGCACGCATCATCGGTCAGCGACTGCTTGTCGAGCCGATCCTTCACGGGATCTTTGTTATTTGCGAAGAGCCAGTGGCCAAAGCCG encodes:
- the nifH gene encoding nitrogenase iron protein, whose amino-acid sequence is MSGLRQIAFYGKGGIGKSTTSQNTLAALVDLGQKILIVGCDPKADSTRLILNSKAQDTVLHLAAEEGSVEDLELQDVLKVGYKGIKCVESGGPEPGVGCAGRGVITSINFLEENGAYDDVDYVSYDVLGDVVCGGFAMPIREGKAQEIYIVMSGEMMALYAANNIAKGILKYAHSGGVRLGGLICNERQTDRELDLAEALASRLNSKLIHFVPRDNIVQHAELRKMSVIQYAPDSKQAGEYRALAEKIHGNSGQGTVPTPITMEELEDMLLDFGIMKTDEQMLAELQAKEATKAAAQ